A single region of the Vicia villosa cultivar HV-30 ecotype Madison, WI linkage group LG4, Vvil1.0, whole genome shotgun sequence genome encodes:
- the LOC131596553 gene encoding B3 domain-containing protein REM16-like, whose product MGGREEEGCRSWEEDVYWTHFQFIHFTQFLRNDFDQQLALPKTFSDNIKKKLPESVTLKGPGGALWNIELTTRDGTLYFTNGWQQFVKEHSLKENDFLVFKYNGESLFEVLIFDGESFCEKAACYFVRKCRHAAPTEHGGGCSSKKRDSDNSVEEVNTPSNGVDEGVSPEKPSHLDKIRVPFAVPIEITNGKTSNAGVESASAEQFMSDAVVNDTEPITVPSQTTGKRTRKPVYADTSVPSKRRGRPPKSAISHERTLEWVSDAELSPKVSPKASPKVRSATQELYTSNRRPVTQDEIENTLRLAQETCIEDTLLVTMRPSHVYKRFFVSFPNKWILNHLSPSSQDVILRMGTGEWVGKYCFHNIRNNGGLSGGWKHFALENNLEEFDVCLFKPAGYMQNTLILEMTIFRVVEEITPLTAVNSSGKKRSIKKTPSGEPQLKRRGVMITPIKAIQTELDSLEGA is encoded by the exons ATgggaggaagagaagaagaaggatgCAGATCCTGGGAGGAAGACGTTTACTGGACCCATTTTCAATTCATCCATTTCACCCAATTTCTCCGCAATGATTTTGATCAACAACTT gCACTTCCCAAAACATTTTCAGACAATATAAAGAAGAAGTTGCCAGAAAGTGTGACCCTAAAAGGTCCTGGTGGAGCGCTGTGGAATATAGAGCTGACAACTAGAGACGGTACTTTGTACTTCACGAACGGTTGGCAACAATTTGTAAAAGAACACTCTTTGAAAGAAAATGATTTTCTTGTCTTTAAGTACAACGGTGAATCGTTGTTTGAGGTTTTAATCTTTGATGGCGAGAGTTTCTGTGAGAAGGCAGCTTGTTATTTTGTTCGAAAATGTCGGCATGCCGCTCCTACTGAACATGGGGGTGGATGTTCTAGCAAGAAAAGGGACTCAGATAATTCTGTTGAAGAAGTCAATACTCCTTCTAATGGTGTTGATGAAGGTGTTTCACCTGAGAAACCTTCGCATCTTGACAAAATCCGAGTGCCATTTGCCGTACCTATCGAAATTACTAACGGAAAGACTTCGAATGCTGGTGTTGAATCTGCCTCCGCTGAGCAATTCATGTCTGATGCAGTAGTCAATGATACTGAGCCAATAACTGTTCCCTCCCAAACAACTGGTAAACGGACAAGGAAGCCTGTTTATGCCGACACGTCTGTCCCGAGTAAGAGGAGAGGAAGACCACCAAAATCAGCTATTTCTCACGAGAGAACTCTTGAATGGGTGTCTG atGCTGAACTTTCTCCCAAGGTTTCTCCAAAGGCCTCTCCAAAGGTTAGATCAGCGACACAGGAACTATATACTTCAAATAGAAGGCCTGTCACACAAGATGAGATCGAAAACACTCTTCGGTTGGCCCAGGAAACATGTATTGAAGACACCTTGCTTGTAACTATGCGACCTTCGCATGTATACAAGAGATTCTTCGTG TCATTCCCTAATAAGTGGATACTAAACCATCTTTCTCCGTCATCTCAAGATGTGATATTACGGATGGGTACGGGTGAATGGGTTGGGAAATACTGCTTTCACAATATTCGTAACAATGGAGGACTTTCCGGTGGGTGGAAACATTTTGCGCTCGAAAATAACCTCGAAGAGTTTGATGTGTGTTTGTTTAAGCCCGCTGGTTATATGCAAAACACATTGATCTTAGAAATGACCATTTTTAGAGTTGTTGAGGAGATTACTCCTCTTACTGCGGTGAATTCTTCGGGAAAGAAGAGATCAATTAAGAAAACACCTTCCGGAGAACCACAACTAAAAAGGAGGGGAGTTATGATAACCCCAATCAAAGCTATCCAAACAGAACTTGACTCCCTTGAAGGTGCGTAA